From a single Oreochromis niloticus isolate F11D_XX linkage group LG3, O_niloticus_UMD_NMBU, whole genome shotgun sequence genomic region:
- the LOC109199278 gene encoding selection and upkeep of intraepithelial T-cells protein 7-like, with the protein MSAVTASLCSTLMFVLFVSADQKNITAESGQDVTLTCRAPNNNIISLEWSRTDLTDKYVLLYRNGQFVPDSQHPSFKNRVDLQDRQMKDGDVSLILKDVTINDTGTYECGVVQTGTEYLNPINTTYLHVVPPGQTGGQEKDGGNKDGGKEDKEKEEDGSVGLIVGLSVLVVLLVAGVVGFLIYRRCNLNPADPHEAEHLQPEFQKTIPAESGQDVTLTCRAPNSESEKMSEQLHQLDY; encoded by the exons ATGTCTGCTGTAACTGCGTCACTCTGCTCCACGCTGATGTTTGTCCTGTtcgtctctgcag accagaaaaacatcacagctgagtctggacaggacgtcactctgacatgtcgagctccaaacaacaacatcatcagTTTAGAGTGGAGCAGAACTGACCTGACAGATAAATATGTGCTTTTGTATCGGAATGGTCAGTTTGTTCCAGACagccagcatccatcttttaagaaccgggtggatctgcaggacagacagatgaaggatggagacgtgtctttgattctgaaggatgtgacgattaatgacactggaacatacgagtgtggTGTCGTCCAGACAGGAACAGAGTATTTGAATCCCATCAACACCACCTACCTTCatgttgttcctccag gtcagacaggaggacaagAGAAGGATGGAGGCAACAAAGATGGAGGAAAGGAAgacaaagagaaggaggaggatggatctgttggactgatAGTTGGTCTGTCAGTTCTTGTTGTGCTTCTTGTTGCTGGTGTTGTTGGTTTCCTGATCTACAGGAGATGTAATCTGAATCCTGCTGATCCACATGAAGCAGAGCATCTTCAGCCTGAAT tccAGAAAACCATCCCAGCagagtctggacaggacgtcactctgacatgtcgagctccaaacagcGAGTCAGAGAAAATGAGCGAACAGCTCCATCAACTTGATTATTGA